The sequence below is a genomic window from Natrinema salifodinae.
AAACAGGGACCGGTAATGGACTCTCCCTCGCACTCGCGCAGATTCACGTCGAGGCCGGCGACGTCGAGGCGAACGTCGAGCGAGCGCTCGCGGCCGTCTCGCGAGCCGCCGACCGCGGCGCGGACCTGGTCGCGCTCCCGGAACTATTCAACGTCGGCTACTTTGCGTTCGACCGCTACGCGCGCAACGCCGAGCCGTTCGGAGGCGAGACGTTCACCCGCCTCCGGGAGGCCGCGGCCGACCGCGGGATCGCCGTCCTCGCGGGCAGCATCGTCGAGGACCTGGCAGCGACCGACTCCGTCGCGACCCCCGCCGACGAGGGCCTGGCCAACACCGCCGCGCTGTTCGACGCCGACGGCGAGTTACAACTGGTCTACCGGAAACACCACCTGTTCGGCTACGAGTCGGCGGAATCGGAGCTGCTCGTCCCCGGCGAGCGCCTCGAGACGGCCGCGATCGGCGACGTCACCGTCGGCGTGACGACCTGCTACGACCTGCGGTTTCCGGAGCTCTACCGCGAACTGATCGACGCCGGCGCAGAACTGCTCCTCGTCCCGAGCGCCTGGCCCTATCCGCGCATCGAACACTGGCAGACGCTCTCGCGGGCCCGCGCGATCGAGAACCAGGCCTACGTCGCGACGATCAACGGATCGGGCGAGTTCGACGACGCTACGCTGCTGGGTCGCTCGAGCGTCTACGATCCGTGGGGCGTCTCGCTGGCTTCGAGCGGCGACGAGCCGGCGCTGGTGACGACGGAGATCGAGCCGACGACGGTCGCGGACGTCCGCAAGGAGTTTCCGGCGCTGCGGGACCGGCGGCTGTAACGGTCGGTCGATCGCACCCCGCGTCGGCGGGCCTCGCGATCGGCGCGAACTCGTGGGTGCCGACCGCTGACTTTTTGGTGTGGCGGGCCTTTTGTTCGCGTGCCGGCAAAGGCGCTTTTCACGTCAGACCCGGCATTGCGCGTCGCTCCGGCCCGTCGCACGCTCGGTTCCCGGGAACCGAGCGCCACGCCCGCACCCGTCTCCTCGCCTTCATCCACGTCCCACCTTTCGGCGCTTTGGTTCTCGACCGAGCAGTAGGAACGCCGCCGGTAGGCAGACCGCTACCTGACAGAAGCAACGAGAGTAACGAGCAACAGCACCTGCGATCGGATTCGGACCCGAAGCGGCCGGACCGACGGTTCCGAAGTCCGGTCGACGGCCGGGTTCGGTTACCGGTCCCGATCGACTGTCTCGCCTGGTAGCGTCGTCGCGCCGGTATCGAGTTTCAGGCCGGGCGTGAGGCTCGCGTTGATCCCGGTCTTGACGCCGTCACCGGCGACGACGCCGAACTTCCGTCGCCCGGTCGAGACCCGCTCGCCCTTGACGGTGAATCGAATGTCGTCCTCGTCGTGTCGGAGGTTCGCGACGTTCGTTCCAGCCCCAAAATTCACGTCCCGACCGAGCACGCTGTCGCCGACGTACGAGAGGTGGCTGACCGACGCCCCGCGCGAGAGCACGCTGTTTTTGACCTCGGCCGCGTGGCCGACCTTCGCGTCTGGGCCGACCAGCGTCGTCCCGCGGACGTAGGCGTTCGGTCCGACGGTCGCACCCTCGCGGATCAGCGCCGGTCCCTCGATCACGACGCCTGGTTTCACCGTCGCGCCCGCCTCGACGACCACGTTGCCCTGGATCGTCGCACCGTCACTGACGTCACCGTCGATGCGGCGCTCGAGCTCGCCGAGCATCCACTCGTTGGCCTCGAGCAGTTCCCAGGGGCGGCCGACGTCCAGCCAGCGCTCGAGCGTGACGGGAGTGACGTCGTACGCGTCGATCACTTGCGAGACGACGTCGGTGATCTCGCGCTCGCCGCGCTCGCTCTCGGAGACCTCGAGCCACTCGCGGGCCTTGGCGGGAAACGCGTAGGCGCCGGCGTTGGCGAGGTTCGTCGGCGGATCCGCAGGCTTCTCGACGATTTTCGTCACCCGGCCGGCCGCGGTGCTGAGCACGCCGTAATTGCTCGGCTCGTCGACCTCGATCGCACAGACAGCCGGACACGTGTCGAACAGGTCGGCGATCGCGGCCGGATCGTAGAGGTTGTCGCCGTTCAGGACGGCGAACGGGCCCTCGAGGTGATCGCGCGCGGCGTTGACCGCGTCGGCCGTGCCCGCCTGGTCCT
It includes:
- a CDS encoding carbon-nitrogen family hydrolase encodes the protein MSTDTDADLESESETGAGPGAETDPGAGTRRTQTETGTGNGLSLALAQIHVEAGDVEANVERALAAVSRAADRGADLVALPELFNVGYFAFDRYARNAEPFGGETFTRLREAAADRGIAVLAGSIVEDLAATDSVATPADEGLANTAALFDADGELQLVYRKHHLFGYESAESELLVPGERLETAAIGDVTVGVTTCYDLRFPELYRELIDAGAELLLVPSAWPYPRIEHWQTLSRARAIENQAYVATINGSGEFDDATLLGRSSVYDPWGVSLASSGDEPALVTTEIEPTTVADVRKEFPALRDRRL
- the glmU gene encoding bifunctional sugar-1-phosphate nucleotidylyltransferase/acetyltransferase: MKAVVLAAGQGTRMRPLSESIPKPMLPVADRPLAAHTVDAAIDAGADEIVLVIGYEGEMIRNYFGDEYRDVPVSYAVQEDQAGTADAVNAARDHLEGPFAVLNGDNLYDPAAIADLFDTCPAVCAIEVDEPSNYGVLSTAAGRVTKIVEKPADPPTNLANAGAYAFPAKAREWLEVSESERGEREITDVVSQVIDAYDVTPVTLERWLDVGRPWELLEANEWMLGELERRIDGDVSDGATIQGNVVVEAGATVKPGVVIEGPALIREGATVGPNAYVRGTTLVGPDAKVGHAAEVKNSVLSRGASVSHLSYVGDSVLGRDVNFGAGTNVANLRHDEDDIRFTVKGERVSTGRRKFGVVAGDGVKTGINASLTPGLKLDTGATTLPGETVDRDR